Genomic DNA from Bacteroides zhangwenhongii:
AACAGGATAAGATTTATCGAACTGATCTTATCCTGTTTTTTAATTATTTCCCTATATTTGCACCTAATACACAACCTAAATTGCCATGAAAAGAAAACTCTACTACTTAGCTACATTATTTTGTCTTTTAGCCTCATTGAATGCTTGTAAAGACGAGGACAACCAGCCACTCGAATTTTATGACAGTTACTACGAAGTACCTATGGGCGGTATACGGTATATTGGTCCGAAAAGCGGAAACGGTGATTACAATCTGGAGATGGAGCACACACAAATTGCCGCCGCGGGAATTGAAAAAGGTTGGAGCGGAGTGCCAAACGGCACGAATATATATGTGCGCGGCTACCTCACCGGGAAAACTCGCCTGCGGGTGACGGACTATGCGACTTCGGAGAGTTGTGTGCTCAATATCAAAGTGGTGGACAATTACGAAGCGTTGCAGTTGCTTCCTGCCGATTATTTAGGCGAGGAAGGTATCACAACGCCCCAACCGTTGCAGGGGGTAGATTTTATCTTTCTGATCAACACTCCGAGCCGTGAAGCTTACTTCTTTGAACGGGGTGAACAGACGGCTTTTTCTTCCGGATTGAAACTCCTCGTTAAAGGTACTTACGAACTAGCACAGGAGGCAGATGAGAAAGTTTCACTCGCTTTTGTCCTGCCGGAAGAAGAAGGGAATGCCGCCACCAAACGCTATACATACACCCTGCGATGCAATGCATACGGCCTTCACCGACTCGACAAAAATCTGGCACTGAATTGGGGGACACCACCGCTAAACAGTACACGCACTTCTCCTGTCACTCCTCCCGCTTCCAACAGCATTGAAGAAAGCGAAACGAGCAAGGTCATCTTTGCATTTTCCGAAATTGAAATGCCGGTAGGGATTTTGCCTTAGGCGAATAAATACAACGTACCTAAACAAGAGCCTGTTTTAATTGGGAAGAAACTTAATAAGGAAAATTAAAACAGGCTTTTGCTTTAATTGTGCCGAAAAATTTACAGTATCCGAAGTTCCTCCGGCAGATAGCCGCTACGAATGCGCCATTCCTGCGGATAAAGATTGTTAGCCCGGTTACCGATATTTTTCACGAAGCCCAACGGAACGCCTCTATAAGTAAGCAACACGAACCCGCGAGCCACCGTAGCAGGAAGTACAATAGCTTCTTTGCGCAAATAAGCTATCGCCTGCTCATAGCTAATGTCCTCAACGACAAAAGCGCCGTCACGCAACAGCACAGGGCACAGTGCCAGCGCATGAGCGGGAACCAAATCTCTCCCTTTCACTTCACCCACCGACACACCGGACTGGATCACTTTCAAATTCTGTCGAAGTGCTTCCAACTCTTCCAGACGAGCATTGGGAAAGGCGTAAACGGTTTCTGCATCGGTCAGAAGAGAATAGTTGCCGATGTCCCTCACCCAGCTCCGGGCTACATCCATCAACTCTTTAGCGACAGACGGGACTCCTTTCCCAGCGTGTTTCCCTTTTTTCTTTGCAGCTCGCGCTATCGTAGATTTTGAGATTGCAGACTTCTCTGAATTGATGGTTTCCCATACCTTCTTCGTTTCGTTTTCATCTGTTTCTATGCACGGTTTCCGAAGAACAGCCAGAAAGAATCCCTCTCCTTTCGTTTTATGAGGAAAGAAGTGATAGACGGGAATGTCCTCCCAATGAACGGTCCCGGTCGATTCATCTTTCAACAGATTTCCTGTTATATTCCATTCTTCCCGAACTTCCAACGGCAACAGTTCCGCCCCGAACTCTTGCTGAATCCAGCGTACGTTTTCTTCATCTTCTTTTGTATTAAATGTACAGGTACTATATATAAGAATGCCTCCGGGCTTCAGACAAGGCCAAATATCTGCAATAATTCTCCGCTGTCTCTGCCAGCAAATCTCTACATTCTCCGGAGTCCATTCTTCTATTGCCACAGGGTCTTTGCGAAACATTCCTTCACCGGAACAGGGAACGTCGGTAAGAATGACATCAAAAAAAGACGGTAAAGCCGCGAAATCCGCCGGATCATTATTGGTAACCACCACATCCGGATGTCCCCACTTCGCAAGATTTTCCGCCAAAACCTGTGAACGGTTTCGTATGACTTCATTAGCCACCAGCAGGCTTCCTTCGGGCAGCACGCTACGGGCATGGGTAGACTTTCCACCGGGAGCGGCGCAAAGATCCAACATTATTGCCGGTTCTTTGATGTATTGGCGTAATGCCTGCTCTACAAACATCGAGGAGGCCTCCTGAACATAGAAACAACCGGCATGAAACAACGGATCGAATGTAAAAGTCAGGCGTTCGTCCAGATAAACCCCTTCGGACGACCAAGGAACTCGGCCGAAGGGAGAATGGACAGCAGATAACCCTTCATCCTGCATTTTCCATTTTTCATTGTTAAAGCGGATACTGACAGGTGGTTCTTGCTGCAGGGCAACGGCCAGTTTTTCATATTCTTCTTCACCTAATAAAGAGCGGGTATAGTCTACAAAAGAAGCGGGTAATTCCATTTTTCATTTATTAATTTCCGCAAATATCAAAAATATTTCGTCTCTTTGCAACTTTCTAAGTCATTAACTACGTCTAACAAACAAAGAAACAAATTAAAAAACGATCTATATGAAAAATTTTCTACTTGCTTTGATGGTTGTATTGACCACTTGCACACTGGCTGTCGCTCAAAATCAGAATCCTGTTGCCCACGACTCCATCAGTCAGGCGGAACCGACTCTGGTAGTTGACACAGACACAACCGACTCTATCGCCAAAGAGAATGTTACTGCTACGGACACAAGTAATCATAGTGTTCTGTACAGCCTATCCAATGCGATGGAGGATGTTCTGATTCCTATCATCGCAATCATTGCAGTCTTCGGTTTTCCGGTGTTTATCCTATTCATCATTTTCTTCTTCCGCTACAAGAACCGGAAAGCACGCTATCGCCTTGTCGAACAGGCTCTTGCTGCCGGACAGCCGCTTCCGGAAGATTTTCTCAAAGAGGACAAGCCGAATGATCCGCGTACGCAAGGCATCAAAAACATCTTTACAGGAATCGGACTTTTCATCTTCCTCTGGGCTATTACCGGTGAATTTTCAATCGGCACTATCGGTCTGCTAATCACTTTCATGGGAATCGGGCAGTGGATCATCGGTAGAAAGAAAGATGAAAATCAAGAGAATGACAGTCAAAGATGAATCAACTCAATGATATATCGCTAGTCGCGCAGGTCGTGGTGTTCAGAAACACTAAGGCCTTCGACCAGTTGGTGAAGAAGTACCAATCACCGGTCCGGCGGTTCTTCCTGAATCTGACTTGCGGAGACAGCGAATTGAGTGACGACCTGGCACAAGACACATTTATCAAAGCGTATACAAATATTGCTTCTTTCAGAAATTTGTCCAGTTTCTCCACGTGGCTGTATCGAATTGCGTACAATATATTTTATGATTATATTCGCAGTCGCAAAGAAACGGCAGACCTTGACGCCAGAGAAATAGATGCCGTCAACAGTGCCGAACAGGAAAACGTCGGTCAAAAGATGGATATCTACCGATCGCTTAAGACGCTTAAAGAAATAGAAAGAACCTGCATCACGCTTTTTTATATGGAAGATTTAAGCATCGAAAAGATTGCGGGAATTACAGGAATACCGACAGGAACGGTGAAAAGCCATCTGTCGCGTGGAAAAGAAAAGTTGGCAACGTATTTAAAACAAAACGGTTATGACAAAAATTGAAAATGACGAGAAGCTTTTGAAGGATTTCTTCACGGCTAACAAACAGGAAATAGCTGATAATGGCTTCAGCCGCCGTGTCATGCATCGCTTACCCAATTGTAGTCATCGGTTGGCACGCATCTGGAACGCTGCTGTGGTGGTTGCGGGAGCTGTGCTTTTCATTTGGATGGGCGGCTTGGAAGCTGCTTGGGGAACAATCAAAGAAGTGTTCATAAGCATGATTAATCAAGGCACTGCGGAGCTAGATCCGAAATCGATTATTATCGCCTCTGTCGTCCTGGCATTTATGGCGACACGAAAAGTTGCATCGATGGCATAAAAGTTATCGATGGCATAAGAATTATTAAAGGCATAAAAGTTATCAGCAGCATAAGAGTTATAAAAGCACCTCGTCTGTTAAACAATAATAAATATACCCTTTCTCCCAAGCAAGCCCAAACATAGATGTCGTATCTTTGTTGAACTGTAAACTAAAACAGAGAGAAAAGTTTTGAAATTACGTATATTTATTTTATTCCTGTTCCTGTCTTTATTACACGCTCAGGCAGACATCATAGACAGTCTAAAGACACAACCCAGAGACTCGATCGGACTTACAAGTGACTCACTTGTATTGCGTTTTCTGGAAGAGTCCGGCATACCCATTTCCGACAACAATAAAGTAAAGTTACTGAAAAGCGGACGGGAAAAGTTTATCGATTTATTCGAAGCTATCCGGGAAGCCAAACATCATATTCATCTGGAATACTTTAACTTCCGCAACGATTCCATCGCCAATGCCCTATTCGACTTGCTGGCTCAGAAAGTGAAAGAGGGAGTTGAAGTACGTGCTATGTTCGATGCTTTTGGCAACTGGTCTAACAACAAACCTCTAAAAAAGAAACATCTCAAGAAAATACGTGAGCAGGGCATTGAAATTGTAAAGTTCGATCCGTTCACATTCCCTTATATCAACCACGCTGCCCACCGCGACCATCGGAAAATAGCTGTCATCGACGGGAAAATAGCTTATACGGGAGGCATGAATATAGCAGATTACTATATCAACGGTCTGCCTAAAATAGGGACCTGGCGTGATATGCATATGCGCATAGAGGGAAGCGCGGTC
This window encodes:
- a CDS encoding DUF5056 domain-containing protein — translated: MTKIENDEKLLKDFFTANKQEIADNGFSRRVMHRLPNCSHRLARIWNAAVVVAGAVLFIWMGGLEAAWGTIKEVFISMINQGTAELDPKSIIIASVVLAFMATRKVASMA
- a CDS encoding methyltransferase RsmF C-terminal domain-like protein; translation: MELPASFVDYTRSLLGEEEYEKLAVALQQEPPVSIRFNNEKWKMQDEGLSAVHSPFGRVPWSSEGVYLDERLTFTFDPLFHAGCFYVQEASSMFVEQALRQYIKEPAIMLDLCAAPGGKSTHARSVLPEGSLLVANEVIRNRSQVLAENLAKWGHPDVVVTNNDPADFAALPSFFDVILTDVPCSGEGMFRKDPVAIEEWTPENVEICWQRQRRIIADIWPCLKPGGILIYSTCTFNTKEDEENVRWIQQEFGAELLPLEVREEWNITGNLLKDESTGTVHWEDIPVYHFFPHKTKGEGFFLAVLRKPCIETDENETKKVWETINSEKSAISKSTIARAAKKKGKHAGKGVPSVAKELMDVARSWVRDIGNYSLLTDAETVYAFPNARLEELEALRQNLKVIQSGVSVGEVKGRDLVPAHALALCPVLLRDGAFVVEDISYEQAIAYLRKEAIVLPATVARGFVLLTYRGVPLGFVKNIGNRANNLYPQEWRIRSGYLPEELRIL
- a CDS encoding RNA polymerase sigma factor yields the protein MNQLNDISLVAQVVVFRNTKAFDQLVKKYQSPVRRFFLNLTCGDSELSDDLAQDTFIKAYTNIASFRNLSSFSTWLYRIAYNIFYDYIRSRKETADLDAREIDAVNSAEQENVGQKMDIYRSLKTLKEIERTCITLFYMEDLSIEKIAGITGIPTGTVKSHLSRGKEKLATYLKQNGYDKN
- a CDS encoding DUF6249 domain-containing protein; translated protein: MKNFLLALMVVLTTCTLAVAQNQNPVAHDSISQAEPTLVVDTDTTDSIAKENVTATDTSNHSVLYSLSNAMEDVLIPIIAIIAVFGFPVFILFIIFFFRYKNRKARYRLVEQALAAGQPLPEDFLKEDKPNDPRTQGIKNIFTGIGLFIFLWAITGEFSIGTIGLLITFMGIGQWIIGRKKDENQENDSQR